The Nitrospinota bacterium genome includes the window AGCCAACCTTTAGCGAGTTATCAAGTCCTGAACCGCTATAGACGGCGTTATCCTTGCTGAATTCATCTCCCCAAGGGTATACGGTGCCTCGCGTTCCACGCGCCGCGGTTTCCCACTCCTCTTCAGATGGCAGCCGTCCATTCACCTTTCTGCAGTAGTCATTGGCCATCTGCCAGGTTACGTTTACTGCCGGGTGTTCCGCGAGGTTCAGCGGGTAAGTAAAGTTTGGAAATATGGAGGAAAAAGCGCTGTTGGTCACTTCCATAGCATCAATTCTAAAACTATTCATTTCCACTTTTCTCTCAGGCGATTCGTTTTTATACCAGTCCCATTTTGCTTTCGTGCTTACCATCTGTTTCTTTAAGGCTTCGGTATCGGTTCCGACAGTTGCTTTAAAGGCCGCGACGGCTACTTTTTTGTCGACAGCGGCGGACGAGGCGGCATGTATCAGGATGAATGCCGCCACCAGAGTTATTATTGTTCTCATTTCGATCTCTTGAAGAACAAGCTTTCAATTACAAGCATTAGAACCGTGTAGATAAGTACGGTCCATACCGCCACGATAAGTATGAAGAGGACGATATCCTTTAAAGGATATCCACCGCGCGTCACCTGGTACCATTTGCCGGATACTCTTTGCGCTGGAGTAAGAAGTGATTCACGTCCGTATCTTTTATAGAAGTAGGCGATTATCTCATCTTTGGTCATGCCGCTGCTAAGTTTACTTCCAATATTGTCTTTCCAATCAAGGCCGCAGCTCATATGGCAATCCTCTAGCACCATCGGACATTCGCACGGGCAGGCAAGATCATGTGATACACCCATAACAGTATTGTCCGACGCGGGATTGGAAAATATGAACTTGGAACTCATGTATGAAATCGTAGCGAACAATGAGATTGTAAAGATGGCGAATTTAAGTTTCATGTCAGTTGATAATTAATTGCAATTTAATTCTTCTTCCTGCGCAAGTAAAACAATGCGGCAAGGGCCAATACCCCGGCGCCAAGCAGAAGCTCACCGATATTTCCATCAAAGAAGCCTTGCGTGGACATCGATTCATATTTAATGTCTACCGATGGTCTGGTATCTTCCTTGAAATAGGAGATGTTGAATACCTTTTCCTCTTCCGCTTTAACATCATTAAAAGTATATTTTGTATATTCAAAATCCTTTTTGGTGTATGTCTCTTCGGAAGACGGGGTAATAGTGAAGTCCTTTACCCTGTAAGGCCTCTGGATATCCACTTCCAGCGTTTGGATATCGTAATAAGTGAAAACGGAAAAGGTGAATTCCCTTTTGGCATTTTCCTTTATCGGGAATGGAGAGTATTTATAGTCGA containing:
- a CDS encoding formylglycine-generating enzyme family protein, translating into MRTIITLVAAFILIHAASSAAVDKKVAVAAFKATVGTDTEALKKQMVSTKAKWDWYKNESPERKVEMNSFRIDAMEVTNSAFSSIFPNFTYPLNLAEHPAVNVTWQMANDYCRKVNGRLPSEEEWETAARGTRGTVYPWGDEFSKDNAVYSGSGLDNSLKVGSYELEESISSKLGGTRKTGSIESGKSEFGLYDMAGNVWEWVDGWYDAEKGLRLLKGGSWLSPAESLRSATRLGDEPESKFNDYGFRCAYNID
- a CDS encoding cytochrome c-type biogenesis protein CcmH, producing MKLKFAIFTISLFATISYMSSKFIFSNPASDNTVMGVSHDLACPCECPMVLEDCHMSCGLDWKDNIGSKLSSGMTKDEIIAYFYKRYGRESLLTPAQRVSGKWYQVTRGGYPLKDIVLFILIVAVWTVLIYTVLMLVIESLFFKRSK
- a CDS encoding LPXTG cell wall anchor domain-containing protein; protein product: MSNKFSTIVLYAVLFLACLALPSSLSYAEDILKIGRMKVTIMPEYDSQSVLVVQEGKFADRTMFPKHVTFSIPQGVDKLTDACSLSPGGQHFCQLYDIAKGDARNFVKIGLPYSDFFIDYKYSPFPIKENAKREFTFSVFTYYDIQTLEVDIQRPYRVKDFTITPSSEETYTKKDFEYTKYTFNDVKAEEEKVFNISYFKEDTRPSVDIKYESMSTQGFFDGNIGELLLGAGVLALAALFYLRRKKN